A genomic stretch from Acropora palmata chromosome 13, jaAcrPala1.3, whole genome shotgun sequence includes:
- the LOC141863069 gene encoding uncharacterized protein LOC141863069, with amino-acid sequence MDIVHLRQHRQREIIEFMTHVIFIKRIMMKSVYNQPPAKRYSTSQVCHVLVCLTNSLLTSITFFSVISSIKRKMDDRAKERNAYQDFGNVYFSPKDFQKAIEYHEKDLKVAKEICDRAGEGRTYGKLGNASSSKGDFRKAIDYHEKHLRIAIEIGDRAGEGGAYGNLGIAHNLLGGFRKAIEYHEKHLKIAREIGDQAGIGRAYGSLGNAHSSLGDFQKAIEYYKKVLEIEIEIGDRAVEGGAYGNLGIAYNSLGDFLKAIDNHEKHLKIAIRIGDQAGEGHAYGNLGIAYNSLGDFRKAIKYHENHLKIAIEIGDRAGEGRAYGNLGIAFESLGDFGKAIEYHEKDLKVAKEIGDRAGEGQTYGNLGNAYGSMGDFRKAIDYHEKHLRIAIQIGDRAGEGGAYGNLGIPHHSLGNFRKAIECHEKHLKIAIEIGDRAGEGRAYGNLGNGYGSLGDFAKAIEYHEKHLKIAIQICDRAGEGGAYGNLGIAINSLGDVRKAIHYHEKHLKIAIEIGDRAGKGRAYGNLGNGYGSLGYFAKAIEYHEKHLKIAIQICDRAGEGGAYGNLGIANNSLGDVRKAIDYHEKHLKIAIEIGDRAGEGEAYGTIGNAYRSLGDFRKAIEYNEKRLKIAIVVGDQAGEGGAYGNLGNAYNSLGEFRKAIEYHEKHLKIAVQIGDRAGEGGAYGNLGIAYNSLGDFRKAIEYSKKLLKIAEKIGDRAGEGGAYGNLGNAYNSLGEFRKAIEYHEKHLKIAVQIGDRAGEGGAYGNLGNAYKSLGDFQKAIEYHTKDLKIAEEIGDLAGQGGAYGRLGNAYDSLGAFRKAIEYHEKDLKNGIEIGDLAREEGAYGNLGIAYNSLGQLQKTIEYHEKHLKISIEIGDRAGEGRAYGNLGNAYFSKGDFRKAIEYREKELKIAIKSGDRAGEARAYHNIGNGYFWLGQFDIAVGNFVSAVNVFNTLRSLLESEGNWKIKFRDLHGMTYTLLWRSLLRTGKINEALVAADQGRAQTLYDNLLIHYGLPSPSSCATFNSKETTIRLFTELSSQIIFLGLEGLAINIWFLSRGQKVAFRQGMLQADITEKDPIRALLQTALRHISAEDTVRGEDRTLSSSREVCEEVEMSCQSSHNPFRPFYDAVIAPIVDLLGSQFDELVIVSEGLLCFMPWAAIVQSIRIRTVPSLTSYQLISSVPESHHKKTGALLVGNPCLRELKNPLHDLPCAQKEVDMIASILNTRPLTGSEATKAEVIKRMSSVGLIHIAAHGNKRTGEIALSPNLGWTSTFPEKKDFILKMSDVQAANIRARLVVLSCCHSGRGRILKGEGVVGIARAFLAAGARSVLVSLWAIDDEATMVFMESFYQHLKEGKTASAAIHQTMKSLRESESFSEMRYWAPFQLIGDDVKIEFEGVDDVKN; translated from the coding sequence ATGGACATTGTACATTTGAGGCAACACAGACAGAGAGAAATAATAGAGTTCATGACCCATGTAATTTTTATAAAAAGAATTATGATGAAATCAGTTTACAACCAACCTCCTGCCAAGCGTTACTCCACCTCCCAAGTTTGCCATGTCTTAGTTTGTCTCACTAATTCTTTATTAACTTcgataacttttttttctgtaattaGCAGTATCAAAAGGAAAATGGATGATCGAGCCAAAGAGAGAAACGCCTATCAAGATTTCGGTAACGTTTACTTTTCACCGAAGGACTTCCAAAAAGcgattgagtatcatgaaaaagacttgaaagttgcaaaagaaatctgtgatcgggctggagaaggacgAACCTATGGAAAACTCGGCAATGCTTCCAGCTCAAAGGGTGACTTCCGTAAAGCCATTGAttatcatgagaaacatttgagaATAGCAATAGAAAtaggtgatcgggccggagaaggaggagcgtatggaaatctcggtattgctcaCAACTTACTCGGTGGTTTCCGAAAAGctatcgagtatcatgaaaaacacttgaaaattgcaagagaaatcggtgatcaggCTGGAATaggacgagcctatggaagtctcggtaatgctcactcctcactgggtgacttccaAAAAGCGATTGAGTATTATAAAAAAGTGCTGGAAATTGAAATAGAAATCGGCGATCGGGCCGTAGAAGGAGGAGcgtatggaaatctcggtattgcttacaactcactgggtgacttcctGAAAGCCATTGATAATCATGAAAagcacttgaaaattgcaataagaATCGGTGATCAGGCTGGGGAAGGACatgcctatggaaatctcggtattgcttacaactcactgggtgactttcgaaaagccattaagtatcatgagaaccacttgaaaattgcaatagaaataggtgatcgggctggagaaggacgagcctatggcaatctcggtattgctttcgaatcactgggtgacttcggaaaagccattgagtatcatgaaaaagacttgaaagttgcaaaagaaatcggtgatcgggccggggAAGGACAaacctatggaaatctcggtaatgcttacggcTCAATGGGTGACTTCAGAAAAGCCATTGATTATCATGAGAAACATCTGAGAATTGCAATacaaatcggtgatcgggccggagaaggaggagcgtATGGGAATCTCGGTATTCCTCACCACTCACTGGGtaacttccgaaaagccattgagtgtcatgaaaaacacttgaaaattgcaatagaaatcggtgaccgggccggagaaggacgagcctatggaaatctcggtaatggtTACGgctcactgggtgacttcgcaaaagccattgagtatcatgagaagcacttgaaaattgcaatacaaatctgtgatcgggccggagaaggaggagcgtatggaaatcttggtattgCTATCAACTCACTGGGTGAcgtccgaaaagccattcattatcatgaaaaacacttgaaaattgcaatagaaatcggtgaccGGGCCGGAAaaggacgagcctatggaaatctcggtaatggtTACGGCTCACTGGGTTACTTCgcaaaagccattgagtatcatgagaagcacttgaaaattgcaatacaaatctgtgatcgggccggagaaggaggagcgtatggaaatcttggtattgCTAACAACTCACTGGGTGAcgtccgaaaagccattgattatcatgaaaaacacttgaaaattgcaatagaaatcggtgatcgcgCCGGAGAAGGAGAAGCCTATGGAACtatcggtaatgcttacagatcactgggtgacttccggaaagccattgagtataacgaaaaacgattaaaaattgcaatagtaGTTGGTGATCAGGcgggagaaggaggagcctatggaaatctagGTAATGCTTACAACTCACTGGGTGaattccgaaaagccattgagtatcatgaaaaacacttgaaaattgcagtacaaatcggtgatcgggccggagaaggaggagcgtatggaaatctcggtattgcttacaactcactgggtgacttccgaaaagctaTTGAGTATAGTAAAAAACTCCTaaaaattgcagaaaaaatcggtgatcgggctggagaaggaggagcctatggaaatctagGTAATGCTTACAACTCACTGGGTGaattccgaaaagccattgagtatcatgaaaaacacttgaaaattgcagtacaaatcggtgatcgggccggagaaggaggagcgtatggaaatctcggtaatgcttacaagtcactgggtgacttccaaaaagccattgagtatcatacaaaagacttgaaaattgcagaaGAAATCGGTGATTTAGCCGGacaaggaggagcctatggacgtctcggtaatgcttacgactcactgggtgcctttcgaaaagccattgagtatcatgaaaaagacttgaaaaatggaatagaaattggtgatctgGCCAGAGAAgaaggagcttatggaaatctcggtattgcttacaacTCACTGGGTCAATTGCAAAAaaccattgagtatcatgaaaaacacttgaaaatttcaatagaaatcggtgatcgggctggagaaggacgagcctatggaaatctcggtaatgcttacttTTCAAaaggtgacttccgaaaagccattgagtatcgtgaaaaagagttgaaaattgcaataaaaagcggtgatcgggctggagaagcaAGGGCTTATCACAATATTGGTAACGGATACTTTTGGCTTGGACAGTTCGACATTGCGGTGGGTAATTTTGTTTCCGCTGTGAATGTGTTTAATACTTTGAGATCTCTATTGGAGTCTGAAGGtaactggaaaataaaatttcgtgATCTGCATGGGATGACGTACACTTTGTTGTGGAGGTCATTGCTGAGAACTGGAAAGATCAACGAGGCTTTGGTTGCTGCTGATCAAGGACGAGCGCAGACTTTGTATGACAATTTGTTGATTCATTATGGACTCCCTTCACCCTCATCATGTGCCACATTTAATTCAAAGGAGACAACAATTCGCCTCTTCACAGAGCTTTCTTCACAAATTATCTTTCTTGGACTCGAAGGACTTGCGATCAACATTTGGTTTTTGAGCAGGGGACAGAAAGTTGCATTTCGACAAGGGATGCTACAGGCTGATATCACAGAGAAGGATCCCATACGCGCCTTGCTACAAACAGCTTTAAGACATATCAGTGCTGAAGATACAGTGAGAGGCGAAGATCGCACATTATCGTCTAGCAGAGAGGTGTGCGAAGAAGTAGAAATGTCATGTCAGTCTTCACACAATCCTTTTAGGCCATTTTATGATGCAGTTATTGCTCCAATTGTTGACTTGCTTGGATCTCAATTTgacgagttggtcattgtttcTGAGGGTTTGCTGTGCTTTATGCCATGGGCCGCAATTGTTCAATCGATTAGGATTCGCACTGTCCCCTCTCTTACcagttatcaattgatctcAAGTGTACCCGAGAGCCATCACAAGAAGACAGGGGCGcttttggtcggaaatccgTGCTTAAGGGAGTTGAAGAATCCTCTACATGACTTACCATGTGCTCAAAAGGAAGTAGATATGATTGCATCAATTCTTAACACCAGACCCCTAACAGGGAGCgaggcaacaaaagctgaagtgataAAACGAATGTcgtcagttggtttaattcatattgcAGCTCACGGAAACAAGCGCACTGGAGAAATTGCCCTGTCTCCAAACCTTGGATGGACTTCCACGTtccctgaaaaaaaagatttcattttgaaaatgtccgaTGTACAGGCGGCCAATATTCGAGCTCGTCTTGTGGTCttaagttgctgtcacagtggacgaggcagaatcttgaagggtgagggtgtggtcggtatcgcacgtgccttcttggcagctggtgctcgttctgtgttggtaTCCCTGTGGGCAATAGACGACGAAGCTACAATGGTGTTCATGGAAAGCttctaccaacacctgaaggaaggaaaaaccgcCAGTGCTGCTATTCACCAAACGATGAAATCCCTTCGTGAATCTGAGAGTTTTTCTGAGATGAGGTactgggctccattccaacttatcggagatgacGTCAAGATTGAATTCGAGGGTGTTGATGACGTCAAAAATTAG